Proteins co-encoded in one Cupriavidus taiwanensis genomic window:
- a CDS encoding adenylate/guanylate cyclase domain-containing protein, which translates to MRCSQCGFGNIAGANFCEACGARLARVCPQCGAEATAAARFCRVCGVGLPDPPATAAPAPAAARPDSPAPVHYTPPHLAGRILAEQAAMEARGETAGERKTITALFADMAGSTALTQDLDPEDARRLIDPVVTLMMEAVHHYEGYVAKFLGDGILALFGAPIAHEDHALRALYAALRMQDAMHRHSDRVRLEQGIPLQVRIGIHTGEVVVRSIRKDDLHTDYDPVGHTIHIASRMEGIATPASILVSESTHKLTEGYFEFTALGTTSVKGVREPLAVYEVIGPGALRTRLQVAAHRGLARFVGRQDELAHLNAALEQAKAGHGRIVAVVGEAGVGKSRLFHEFKVRSQQGCLALETFSVSHGKAFAYLPLIEMLKNYFQITAHDGDRSCREKLTGRLLTLDRSLEEHLPYLLYLLGVVEPDSPLPTMDPALRRQRTFDAIARLLVRESQNQPLEVIFEDLQWLDGETEAFLNMLVDHVPGARIVLLVNYRPEYSHRWDAGAHYSQLRLQPLGQAEAQELLTALLGDDPSLVPLKRLILDKTEGNPFFMEEVVQTLAEEGALLGQPGSYRIEKAPALLHIPTTVQGVLAARIDRLPLAQKELLQTLAVIGKEFPLGLVLRVTGLPQARLYPLLRDLQSADFIYERPAFPEVEYAFKHALTQEVAGSSLLTERRSALHESSAQAIEAMFHGRLKDYCSELAHHYSHSGNVPKAVEYLHCAGQQALQRSAQEEAIRHLSEAIALLKRQPDSSERARQELTLLLTLGPALIAARGQASAEVEANYRRAMSLCEQGRQTPYVFSAQLGMWAFYQLRAQYQVSLPLARRLLALATESQKPKQLAEGHRALGATLFRLGLLEEAHAHMEAVLAVPHPEPSAYDFLTGYGRDPMVHATSTLAWILWYQGFADQALARSREALALARARPDAYNLALCLVFAAEQYRWRHDPAQAREYAEAAIAISCEQGFPIYLAWGTVLQGWALSAQGSHEEGMARMRRGLAAYEATGGELGMPNLLAMLAEACGQAGQPAAGLDVLTRAQAMIEDTGERLDEAAVYRLRGDLLLQLAAPAASAAASHEAEACFQRALAVAHDQGARPLELQAALSLARLWQRQGKGDAAREALARVHGSFSEGTDGADWQAARALLAELANDATLKPGPARA; encoded by the coding sequence ATGCGCTGCAGCCAATGCGGCTTCGGCAATATTGCGGGCGCCAACTTCTGTGAGGCGTGCGGGGCGCGGCTGGCCCGCGTGTGCCCGCAATGCGGCGCCGAGGCCACCGCGGCGGCGCGGTTCTGCCGGGTCTGCGGCGTCGGCCTGCCCGACCCGCCCGCCACCGCTGCGCCCGCGCCCGCCGCGGCGCGCCCGGACAGTCCGGCGCCGGTCCACTACACCCCGCCGCACCTTGCCGGGCGCATCCTGGCCGAGCAGGCGGCGATGGAGGCCCGCGGCGAGACTGCCGGCGAGCGCAAGACCATCACCGCGCTGTTTGCCGACATGGCCGGCTCGACCGCGCTGACCCAGGACCTGGACCCGGAGGATGCGCGCCGGCTGATCGATCCCGTGGTGACGCTGATGATGGAAGCGGTGCACCACTACGAGGGCTACGTCGCCAAGTTCCTCGGCGACGGCATCCTGGCGCTGTTCGGCGCGCCCATCGCCCACGAGGACCACGCCCTGCGCGCGCTCTACGCCGCGCTGCGCATGCAGGATGCGATGCACCGGCACAGCGACCGTGTGCGCCTGGAGCAAGGCATTCCGCTGCAGGTCCGCATCGGCATCCATACCGGCGAGGTGGTGGTGCGTTCGATCCGCAAGGACGACCTGCACACCGACTACGATCCGGTCGGGCACACCATCCATATCGCCTCGCGCATGGAAGGCATCGCCACGCCGGCGTCGATCCTGGTGAGCGAGTCGACCCACAAGCTGACCGAAGGCTATTTCGAGTTCACGGCACTGGGCACCACCAGTGTCAAGGGCGTGCGCGAACCGCTGGCGGTGTACGAGGTAATCGGGCCGGGAGCATTGCGCACGCGGCTGCAGGTGGCGGCGCACCGCGGCCTGGCGCGCTTTGTCGGGCGCCAGGACGAGCTCGCGCACCTGAACGCGGCGCTGGAGCAGGCCAAGGCCGGCCACGGGCGCATCGTCGCGGTGGTGGGCGAGGCCGGCGTCGGCAAGTCGCGGCTGTTCCATGAATTCAAGGTCAGGTCGCAGCAAGGCTGCCTGGCGCTCGAGACGTTCTCGGTCTCGCACGGCAAGGCCTTTGCCTACCTGCCGCTGATCGAGATGCTGAAGAACTATTTCCAGATCACGGCGCACGATGGCGACCGCAGCTGTCGCGAAAAGCTGACCGGAAGGCTGCTGACGCTGGACCGCTCGCTGGAAGAACACCTGCCCTACCTGCTCTACCTGCTCGGCGTGGTCGAGCCCGACTCGCCGCTGCCGACCATGGACCCGGCGCTGCGGCGCCAGCGCACCTTCGACGCGATTGCTCGGCTGCTGGTCCGCGAAAGCCAGAACCAGCCGCTGGAAGTCATTTTCGAGGACCTGCAGTGGCTGGACGGCGAGACCGAGGCCTTTCTCAACATGCTGGTCGACCACGTGCCGGGCGCGCGCATCGTGCTGCTGGTGAATTACCGGCCCGAGTACAGCCATCGCTGGGACGCCGGTGCGCATTACTCGCAGCTGCGGCTGCAACCGCTGGGACAGGCCGAGGCGCAGGAACTGCTGACCGCCCTGCTCGGCGACGACCCCAGCCTGGTGCCGCTGAAGCGGCTGATCCTCGACAAGACCGAAGGCAATCCCTTCTTCATGGAAGAAGTGGTCCAGACCCTGGCCGAGGAAGGCGCGCTGCTGGGCCAGCCGGGCAGCTACCGCATCGAGAAGGCGCCGGCGCTGCTGCACATCCCGACCACCGTGCAGGGCGTGCTGGCCGCGCGTATCGACCGGCTGCCGCTGGCGCAGAAGGAGCTGCTGCAGACTCTCGCCGTGATCGGCAAGGAGTTTCCGCTGGGGCTGGTGCTGCGCGTCACCGGCCTGCCGCAAGCGCGGCTGTATCCGCTGCTGCGGGACCTGCAGAGCGCCGACTTTATCTACGAACGCCCCGCCTTCCCCGAGGTGGAGTACGCCTTCAAGCACGCGCTGACCCAGGAAGTGGCCGGCAGTTCGCTGCTGACCGAGCGCCGCAGCGCGCTGCACGAAAGCTCCGCGCAGGCGATCGAGGCGATGTTCCACGGCCGGCTCAAGGACTACTGCAGCGAGCTGGCCCACCACTACAGCCACAGCGGCAATGTGCCGAAGGCGGTCGAGTACCTGCACTGCGCCGGCCAGCAGGCGCTGCAGCGCTCGGCGCAGGAGGAAGCGATCCGGCACCTGAGCGAGGCCATTGCCCTGCTCAAGCGCCAGCCCGACAGCAGCGAGCGCGCGCGCCAGGAGCTGACGCTGCTGCTGACGCTGGGGCCCGCGCTGATCGCGGCGCGCGGCCAGGCCTCGGCCGAGGTGGAGGCCAATTACCGGCGCGCGATGTCGCTGTGCGAGCAGGGCCGGCAGACGCCCTATGTGTTCTCGGCACAGCTTGGCATGTGGGCGTTCTACCAGCTGCGCGCGCAATACCAGGTGTCGCTGCCGCTGGCGCGGCGCCTGCTGGCGCTGGCCACCGAGTCGCAGAAGCCCAAGCAGCTGGCCGAAGGCCATCGCGCGCTGGGCGCCACGCTGTTCCGCCTGGGACTGCTGGAAGAGGCGCACGCGCATATGGAGGCCGTGCTGGCCGTGCCGCACCCCGAGCCCTCCGCCTACGACTTCCTGACCGGCTACGGCCGCGACCCGATGGTCCACGCCACCAGCACGCTGGCCTGGATCCTGTGGTACCAGGGCTTTGCCGACCAGGCCCTGGCGCGCAGCCGCGAGGCGCTGGCGCTGGCCCGCGCGCGCCCGGATGCCTACAACCTCGCGCTGTGCCTGGTGTTCGCGGCGGAACAGTACCGCTGGCGCCACGACCCCGCGCAGGCCAGGGAGTATGCGGAAGCCGCCATTGCCATTTCGTGCGAACAGGGATTCCCGATCTACCTGGCCTGGGGCACCGTGCTGCAGGGCTGGGCGCTGTCCGCGCAGGGCAGCCACGAAGAAGGCATGGCGCGGATGCGGCGCGGCCTGGCCGCCTATGAGGCCACCGGCGGCGAACTCGGCATGCCGAACCTGCTGGCCATGCTGGCCGAGGCCTGCGGCCAGGCGGGCCAGCCCGCCGCCGGGCTGGACGTGCTGACGCGCGCCCAGGCCATGATCGAAGACACCGGCGAACGGCTCGATGAAGCCGCCGTCTATCGGCTGCGCGGCGACCTGCTGCTGCAGCTGGCCGCGCCCGCTGCCAGCGCCGCCGCCAGCCATGAAGCCGAGGCCTGCTTCCAGCGCGCGCTCGCGGTCGCGCACGACCAGGGCGCCAGGCCGCTGGAACTGCAGGCCGCGCTCAGCCTGGCCCGGCTATGGCAGCGCCAGGGCAAGGGCGACGCCGCGCGCGAAGCGCTGGCGCGCGTCCACGGCAGCTTCAGCGAGGGCACCGACGGCGCCGACTGGCAGGCGGCGCGCGCCCTGCTGGCCGAGCTTGCCAACGACGCGACCCTCAAGCCGGGGCCGGCGCGCGCATGA
- a CDS encoding HD domain-containing protein — protein MTTAPANPLQERFVALWTLAGGTRATDAYADLARCYGEPTRHYHTLDHVRRCLRDLDWARSAIPDPADVELALWCHDVIYVPGAADNEARSAAWLQHWSAGTVGTAARVATLILETTHADVPASLAGRFTADIDLAALGYSRARFQDNGARLRAERTDLDDAAYDAAERAFLQRLLASPRIYATDLFRSRYEAQARANLAWRLAQPAPTGIRR, from the coding sequence ATGACCACCGCCCCGGCCAATCCGCTGCAAGAGCGCTTTGTCGCGCTCTGGACCCTGGCGGGCGGCACCCGCGCGACGGACGCGTATGCCGACCTGGCGCGCTGCTACGGCGAGCCGACCCGGCATTACCACACCCTGGACCATGTGCGCCGCTGCCTGCGGGACCTCGACTGGGCGCGCAGCGCGATACCGGATCCCGCCGACGTGGAGCTGGCGCTGTGGTGCCATGACGTCATCTATGTGCCGGGTGCCGCCGACAACGAAGCGCGTAGTGCGGCGTGGCTGCAGCACTGGTCGGCCGGCACGGTCGGCACTGCCGCGCGCGTCGCCACCCTGATCCTGGAGACCACGCACGCCGACGTGCCCGCCAGCCTGGCCGGGCGCTTCACCGCCGACATCGACCTGGCCGCACTGGGATACAGCCGTGCACGCTTCCAGGACAACGGCGCGCGCCTGCGCGCCGAGCGCACCGACCTTGACGATGCCGCCTACGACGCCGCCGAGCGCGCCTTCCTGCAGCGCCTGCTGGCCAGCCCCCGCATCTATGCCACCGACCTGTTCCGGTCGCGCTACGAGGCACAGGCGCGGGCCAATCTCGCCTGGCGGCTGGCCCAGCCGGCGCCTACAGGAATTCGCCGGTGA
- a CDS encoding (2Fe-2S)-binding protein: MKLKLKINGKRHAVEAERDMPLLWVLRDYLGYTGTKFGCGAGLCGACTVHVDGKAARACITPVGSVARADITTIEGLSADNSHPVQRAWIAEQVPQCGYCQSGMIMAACAWLKDNPSPRPEDIRAGITNLCRCGTYPRVERAILRAATAQNAGDPKGRASS, encoded by the coding sequence ATGAAGCTGAAATTAAAGATCAACGGCAAGCGCCACGCCGTCGAGGCCGAACGCGATATGCCCCTGCTGTGGGTGCTGCGCGATTACCTGGGCTATACCGGCACCAAGTTCGGCTGCGGTGCCGGCCTGTGCGGCGCCTGCACGGTGCATGTCGACGGCAAGGCGGCGCGCGCCTGCATCACGCCTGTCGGCAGCGTGGCGCGTGCCGACATCACTACCATCGAAGGATTGTCGGCCGACAATTCGCACCCGGTCCAGCGCGCGTGGATTGCCGAGCAAGTGCCGCAGTGCGGCTATTGCCAGTCGGGCATGATCATGGCCGCCTGCGCCTGGCTGAAGGACAACCCGTCGCCACGGCCGGAGGATATCCGCGCCGGCATCACCAACCTGTGCCGCTGCGGCACCTACCCGCGCGTCGAACGCGCCATCCTGCGCGCGGCCACCGCGCAGAACGCGGGCGACCCCAAGGGGAGGGCGTCATCGTGA
- a CDS encoding LysR substrate-binding domain-containing protein: MQVLQAFAATARTGSMTRAADALCVTHGAISRHIRALESQLGCTLFLREGRQLELTATGRELADDLDRALRAVELSLAGASARRARERQSLHVNVSPELAGAWLVPKLPQLREALPGLDLSIAASTEDPDFARSDLDVSLRYGPAPFTGYQCLKLLDDDIIVVCSPGFARRHAGMSAADAAHLPRLRHARFRWSQWGAAAGVVLEEPEDGIVFDCRALLIEAAANGMGLALTRALLAREAIAAGRLVQPLVDSFPASHNCYIVWRGDNPKQGLIRGFAEWLREVAVGGEGRRWQ, encoded by the coding sequence ATGCAAGTGCTCCAGGCCTTTGCCGCCACCGCGCGAACGGGCAGCATGACGCGCGCCGCCGATGCGCTGTGCGTGACGCATGGCGCCATCAGCCGGCATATCCGTGCGCTGGAGTCTCAGCTGGGCTGCACCTTGTTCCTGCGCGAGGGCCGGCAACTGGAGCTGACCGCCACCGGCCGCGAACTGGCCGACGACCTCGACCGCGCCCTGCGCGCGGTCGAGCTGTCACTGGCCGGCGCGTCCGCGCGGCGCGCGCGCGAACGGCAGTCGCTGCATGTCAATGTCAGCCCCGAGCTGGCCGGCGCCTGGCTGGTGCCCAAGCTGCCGCAACTGCGCGAGGCACTGCCTGGACTGGACCTGTCCATCGCCGCCAGCACCGAGGATCCGGACTTTGCCCGCTCCGATCTCGACGTCAGCCTGCGCTACGGCCCCGCGCCCTTCACCGGCTACCAGTGCCTGAAGCTGCTGGACGACGACATCATCGTGGTATGCAGCCCCGGCTTCGCCCGGCGGCATGCCGGCATGAGCGCGGCCGATGCCGCGCACCTGCCACGGCTGCGGCACGCACGCTTCCGCTGGTCGCAGTGGGGCGCCGCCGCGGGCGTGGTATTGGAAGAGCCCGAGGACGGCATCGTGTTCGACTGCCGGGCACTGCTGATCGAAGCCGCGGCCAATGGGATGGGGCTGGCGCTTACGCGCGCGTTGCTGGCGCGCGAGGCCATCGCCGCGGGGCGGCTGGTGCAGCCGCTGGTCGACAGTTTTCCGGCCAGCCATAACTGCTACATCGTATGGCGTGGGGATAATCCAAAGCAGGGGTTGATTCGAGGGTTCGCGGAGTGGTTGCGGGAGGTGGCGGTGGGGGGTGAGGGCCGGCGGTGGCAATAG
- a CDS encoding LysR family transcriptional regulator: MKITLDELLAFATVVDSGSITAAAQQLDLTVSATSRTLARLEEKLKTTLLRRTTRRLELTEEGQAFLHDARAIIDSVESAEEQMLARREKPSGRLRVDAASPFMLHVIVPLVRGYRERYPQVELELNSNEGIIDLLERRTDVAIRIGRLKDSTLHSRLVGNSRVRMLASPAYLDAHGQPRKAQDLGRHALLGFNQPESLNVWPILGADGEPCRVEPSLWSSSGETLRQLALEGAGIVCLSDFMTAHDREAGRLVQVLARQTQDVRQPIHAVYYRNTAISARIASFVDYLVEAIGGKGGSRQPAWAQP; the protein is encoded by the coding sequence ATGAAAATCACGCTCGACGAACTGCTGGCCTTCGCCACCGTGGTCGACAGCGGCTCGATCACCGCCGCCGCGCAACAGCTCGACCTCACCGTCTCGGCGACCAGCCGCACCCTCGCCCGGCTCGAGGAGAAGCTCAAGACCACGCTGCTGCGCCGGACCACCCGCCGCCTCGAGCTGACCGAGGAAGGCCAGGCCTTCCTGCACGACGCGCGCGCCATCATCGACTCGGTCGAGAGCGCCGAGGAACAGATGCTGGCGCGGCGCGAGAAGCCGTCCGGGCGCCTGCGCGTCGACGCCGCGTCGCCGTTCATGCTGCATGTGATCGTGCCGCTGGTGCGCGGCTACCGCGAGCGCTATCCGCAGGTCGAGCTGGAACTGAACAGCAACGAGGGCATCATCGACCTGCTCGAGCGCCGCACCGACGTGGCCATCCGCATCGGCCGCCTGAAGGATTCGACGCTGCACAGCCGGCTGGTCGGCAACAGCCGGGTGCGCATGCTGGCCAGCCCGGCCTACCTCGACGCGCACGGCCAGCCGCGCAAGGCACAGGATCTCGGCAGGCACGCGCTGCTGGGCTTCAACCAGCCCGAATCGCTGAACGTGTGGCCGATCCTGGGTGCGGACGGCGAGCCCTGCCGGGTCGAGCCGTCGCTGTGGTCGTCGAGCGGCGAAACGCTCAGGCAGCTTGCGCTGGAGGGCGCGGGGATCGTGTGCCTGTCGGACTTCATGACCGCGCACGACCGCGAGGCCGGCCGGCTGGTGCAGGTGCTGGCCCGGCAGACCCAGGACGTGCGCCAGCCGATCCATGCGGTCTATTACCGCAATACCGCGATCTCCGCGCGCATCGCGTCGTTCGTCGACTATCTGGTCGAGGCAATCGGCGGCAAGGGTGGCTCGCGCCAGCCGGCGTGGGCGCAGCCGTGA
- the dkgB gene encoding 2,5-didehydrogluconate reductase DkgB: MSKIPAFGLGTFRLQGQVVIDSVRNGLELGYRAIDTAQIYGNEAEIGEAVAAAGVRREDLFLTTKIWVDNYAPDKLVPSLEQSLARLRTDYVDLTLIHWPAPGHGVPLETFMTALAQAQEKGLTRQLGISNFNIALTRQAIAAIGQEAIATNQIELSPYLQNRELVAFLQREGIHVTSYMTLAYGKVLGDPVIGAIAQRHQATPAQVVLAWALQLGYSVIPSSTRRENLAGNLLAQTLRLSDDDMARIAALERNGREVSPDGLAPQWD; encoded by the coding sequence ATGAGCAAGATTCCCGCCTTCGGCCTCGGCACCTTCCGCCTGCAAGGCCAGGTTGTCATCGACTCGGTCCGCAACGGCCTGGAACTGGGCTACCGCGCCATCGACACCGCGCAGATCTACGGCAACGAAGCCGAGATCGGCGAGGCCGTCGCCGCTGCGGGCGTGCGCCGCGAAGACCTGTTCCTGACCACCAAGATCTGGGTCGACAACTACGCCCCGGACAAGCTCGTGCCGAGCCTCGAACAGAGCCTGGCCAGGCTGCGCACCGATTACGTCGACCTGACCCTGATCCACTGGCCGGCACCCGGCCATGGCGTGCCGCTGGAGACCTTCATGACCGCGCTGGCGCAGGCGCAGGAAAAGGGCCTGACGCGGCAGCTCGGCATCTCCAACTTCAATATCGCGCTGACCCGCCAGGCCATTGCCGCGATCGGGCAGGAGGCGATCGCGACCAACCAGATCGAGCTGAGCCCGTATCTGCAGAACCGCGAGCTGGTGGCGTTCCTGCAGCGGGAGGGCATCCACGTGACGTCGTACATGACGCTGGCTTACGGCAAGGTGCTCGGGGATCCGGTGATCGGCGCGATCGCGCAGCGGCACCAGGCTACGCCGGCCCAGGTCGTGCTGGCGTGGGCGCTGCAACTGGGGTACTCCGTCATTCCGTCGTCGACCCGGCGCGAGAACCTGGCCGGCAACCTGCTCGCGCAAACGCTGCGCCTGAGCGACGACGACATGGCGCGGATCGCCGCGCTGGAGCGCAATGGCCGCGAGGTCAGCCCGGACGGCCTGGCGCCGCAATGGGACTGA
- a CDS encoding patatin-like phospholipase family protein, with product MPPEPVQAKPVALALQGGGMHGAFTWGVLDRLLEDGRLLIEGVSATSAGAMNGTVLAYGLMQGGSEGARQALHDFWQAIANSAQRFNPLRWLPWFKGSHTLGLNHSPLYAMADITLRLLSPYQFNPGNANPLRDVLLGQVDFAALRAYCPIRLYLCATNIETSRIRIFAQEELSVDAVLASACVPTLFQAVSIDGQHYWDGGYVGNPAIFPLIYHCETHDVVIVHINPIVRRGVPTTAAEILNRVNEVSFNSSLMREMRAIGFVTTLIQQGKIDRNEMKEMWIHSIRSDETMAALGVSTKYNADWTFLCALRDQGRQAATLWLERNYDCVGQRSSIDITGEFL from the coding sequence ATGCCGCCCGAGCCTGTCCAAGCCAAGCCCGTGGCGCTGGCCTTGCAAGGCGGCGGCATGCACGGCGCATTTACCTGGGGCGTGCTGGACCGCCTGCTGGAAGATGGCCGGCTGCTGATCGAGGGCGTCAGCGCCACCAGCGCCGGCGCCATGAACGGGACGGTGCTGGCCTATGGCCTGATGCAGGGCGGCAGCGAAGGCGCGCGCCAGGCGCTGCATGACTTCTGGCAGGCCATCGCGAACTCGGCGCAGCGCTTCAATCCGCTGCGCTGGCTGCCGTGGTTCAAGGGCAGCCATACGCTGGGGCTGAACCATTCTCCCTTGTATGCCATGGCCGACATCACGCTACGGCTGCTGTCGCCGTACCAGTTCAACCCGGGCAATGCCAACCCGCTGCGCGACGTGCTGCTCGGCCAGGTGGATTTCGCGGCGCTGCGCGCGTATTGCCCGATCCGGCTGTACCTGTGCGCGACCAATATCGAGACCAGCCGCATCCGCATCTTCGCGCAGGAAGAGCTGAGCGTCGACGCGGTGCTGGCCTCGGCCTGCGTGCCCACGCTGTTCCAGGCGGTCAGCATCGACGGGCAGCATTACTGGGACGGCGGCTATGTCGGCAACCCGGCGATCTTTCCGCTGATCTACCACTGCGAGACGCATGATGTGGTGATCGTCCACATCAACCCGATCGTGCGCCGCGGCGTGCCGACCACGGCGGCGGAGATCCTCAACCGGGTCAACGAGGTCAGCTTCAACTCCTCACTGATGCGCGAGATGCGCGCGATCGGCTTCGTCACCACGCTGATCCAGCAGGGCAAGATCGACCGCAACGAGATGAAGGAGATGTGGATCCATTCGATCCGTTCGGACGAGACCATGGCAGCGCTGGGGGTCTCGACCAAGTACAACGCCGACTGGACTTTCCTGTGCGCGCTGCGCGACCAGGGCCGGCAGGCCGCCACGCTCTGGCTCGAGCGCAACTATGACTGCGTGGGCCAGCGCTCCAGCATCGATATCACCGGCGAATTCCTGTAG
- a CDS encoding xanthine dehydrogenase family protein molybdopterin-binding subunit, whose translation MSRLRTSRRRFLQAAGAMPAALVLGFHLPLAKAAEAGAPARDPDDVNAWLRIDADGSVTIMVPSAELGQGVTTSAPMLVAEELECDWRQVHAELAPTDPVYNNRMFKVQATASSTSARWSFEPLRRIGATAREMLREAAAQGWSVPVGQCRAVQGVVRHEPSGRTLGYGALAARAARLPRPASVALKDPRDWKLLGRPTDRLDIPLKTRGAAVFGVDVKVPRMLVGSVMACPAFGGTLRRVDARPALALRGVRRVVPLDDAVVVLADSYWTARKGLAALQPEWQLPRDSLAGDAALMAGYRDAARRAAAVALRHGEPDAHMQGAQAYTAEYEVPYLAHATMEPMNASADVRADRAEIWGPTQVCGEIAQRLSGVLGLPADRIAVHGTFVGGGFGRREEFDVFVQAALASKAAGQPVKLIWSREEDIQHDFYRPAAAARFSAVLAPDAAGIRALDARLACSSIYVRNFPDRVKGGVDPKSVEGVVDLPYALPHVAVRHAMVNTAVPVGFWRGVGYTQNTFFAESFIDELAQHVNTDPLQFRLQLLADRPRPARLLQRLAQHVGWGSAPAGRCHGLALSQAWGSLCATVVELSVQGQRITLHRIVNAIDCGTVINPATVERQLEGASIWALSAAMTGAITIADGRVQQSNFHDYALLRLAQTPRFEAVLAPSGERIGGVGESAVPTLAPALANALFAATGQRLRSLPLARHGFELA comes from the coding sequence GTGAGCCGTCTCCGCACAAGCCGCCGCCGTTTCCTGCAAGCCGCCGGCGCGATGCCCGCGGCGCTGGTGCTGGGCTTCCACCTGCCGCTGGCGAAGGCCGCCGAGGCCGGCGCCCCCGCGCGCGACCCGGACGACGTCAACGCCTGGCTGCGCATCGATGCCGATGGCAGCGTGACCATCATGGTCCCGTCGGCCGAGCTGGGGCAAGGCGTGACGACCTCCGCCCCCATGCTGGTCGCCGAAGAGCTCGAGTGCGACTGGCGCCAGGTGCACGCCGAGCTGGCGCCGACCGATCCGGTCTACAACAACCGCATGTTCAAGGTCCAGGCGACCGCCAGCAGCACCTCGGCACGCTGGTCGTTCGAGCCGCTGCGCCGCATCGGCGCCACCGCGCGCGAGATGCTGCGCGAGGCCGCCGCGCAAGGCTGGAGCGTGCCGGTGGGGCAGTGCCGCGCGGTGCAGGGCGTGGTGCGGCACGAGCCCAGCGGCCGCACGCTTGGGTATGGGGCGCTCGCCGCGCGCGCGGCCAGGCTGCCACGTCCGGCCAGCGTGGCGCTGAAGGATCCGCGCGACTGGAAGCTGCTGGGCCGCCCGACGGACCGGCTCGACATTCCGCTGAAGACGCGCGGCGCCGCGGTGTTCGGCGTCGACGTCAAGGTGCCGCGCATGCTGGTGGGCTCGGTGATGGCGTGCCCGGCCTTCGGCGGCACGCTGCGCCGGGTCGATGCGCGGCCGGCGCTGGCGCTGCGCGGCGTGCGGCGCGTGGTGCCCCTGGACGATGCCGTGGTGGTGCTGGCCGACAGCTACTGGACCGCGCGCAAGGGCCTGGCCGCGCTGCAGCCCGAGTGGCAGCTGCCGCGAGACAGCCTGGCTGGCGACGCGGCGCTGATGGCCGGCTACCGCGACGCCGCGCGCCGCGCCGCGGCGGTGGCGCTGCGTCACGGCGAGCCGGACGCGCACATGCAGGGCGCGCAGGCCTACACCGCCGAATACGAGGTGCCGTACCTGGCCCACGCCACCATGGAGCCGATGAACGCCAGCGCCGACGTGCGCGCCGACCGCGCCGAGATCTGGGGCCCGACCCAGGTCTGCGGCGAGATCGCGCAGCGGCTCTCGGGCGTGCTGGGGCTGCCTGCCGATCGCATCGCCGTGCACGGCACCTTCGTCGGCGGCGGCTTCGGCCGGCGCGAGGAGTTCGATGTCTTTGTCCAGGCCGCGCTGGCATCGAAGGCGGCGGGGCAGCCGGTCAAGCTGATCTGGTCGCGCGAGGAAGATATCCAGCACGATTTCTACCGTCCCGCGGCGGCGGCGCGCTTCAGCGCGGTGCTGGCCCCGGACGCGGCCGGCATCCGCGCGCTGGATGCGCGCCTGGCGTGCTCGTCGATCTATGTCCGCAATTTCCCGGACCGGGTCAAGGGCGGGGTCGACCCCAAATCGGTGGAAGGGGTGGTGGACCTGCCTTACGCGCTGCCCCACGTGGCGGTGCGCCATGCCATGGTCAATACCGCCGTGCCGGTGGGCTTCTGGCGCGGCGTGGGCTATACGCAGAACACCTTCTTCGCCGAGAGCTTCATCGACGAGCTGGCCCAGCACGTCAACACCGATCCGCTGCAGTTCCGGCTGCAGCTGCTGGCCGACCGTCCGCGTCCGGCGCGCTTGCTGCAGCGCCTGGCGCAGCACGTGGGCTGGGGCAGCGCGCCGGCGGGGCGCTGCCACGGCCTGGCGCTGTCGCAGGCGTGGGGCTCGCTGTGCGCGACGGTGGTGGAGCTGTCGGTGCAGGGCCAGCGCATCACGCTGCACCGCATCGTCAATGCCATCGACTGCGGCACCGTGATCAACCCCGCGACGGTCGAGCGCCAGCTGGAGGGCGCCAGCATCTGGGCCCTGAGCGCGGCCATGACGGGTGCCATCACCATCGCCGACGGGCGCGTGCAGCAATCCAATTTCCACGACTATGCGCTGTTGCGGCTGGCGCAGACGCCCCGCTTCGAGGCGGTGCTGGCGCCCAGCGGCGAGCGCATCGGCGGCGTGGGGGAATCGGCGGTGCCGACGCTGGCGCCGGCGCTGGCTAATGCGCTGTTCGCCGCGACCGGCCAGCGCCTGCGCTCTCTGCCGCTGGCGCGGCATGGGTTCGAACTGGCGTAG